The Kogia breviceps isolate mKogBre1 chromosome 4, mKogBre1 haplotype 1, whole genome shotgun sequence genome window below encodes:
- the ENC1 gene encoding ectoderm-neural cortex protein 1, whose product MSVSVHENRKSRASSGSINIYLFHKSSYADSVLTHLNLLRQQRLFTDVLLHAGNRTFPCHRAVLAACSRYFEAMFSGGLKESQDSEVNFDNSIHPEVLELLLDYAYSSRVIINEENAESLLEAGDMLEFQDIRDACAEFLEKNLHPTNCLGMLLLSDAHQCTKLYELSWRMCLSNFQTIRKNEDFLQLPQDMVVQLLSSEELETEDERLVYESAINWISYDLKKRYCYLPELLQTVRLALLPAIYLMENVAMEELITKQRKSKEIVEEAIRCKLKILQNDGVVTSLCARPRKTGHALFLLGGQTFMCDKLYLVDQKAKEIIPKADIPSPRKEFSACAIGCKVYITGGRGSENGVSKDVWVYDTLHEEWSKAAPMLVARFGHGSAELKHCLYVVGGHTAATGCLPASPSVSLKQVEHYDPTTNKWTMVAPLREGVSNAAVVSAKLKLFAFGGTSVSHDKLPKVQCYDQCENRWTVPATCPQPWRYTAAAVLGNQIFIMGGDTEFSACSAYKFNSETYQWTKVGDVTAKRMSCHAVASGNKLYVVGGYFGIQRCKTLDCYDPTLDAWNSITTVPYSLIPTAFVSTWKHLPS is encoded by the coding sequence ATGTCCGTCAGCGTGCACGAGAACCGCAAGTCCAGGGCCAGCAGTGGCTCCATTAACATCTATCTGTTCCACAAGTCCTCCTACGCGGACAGTGTCCTCACTCACCTGAACCTGTTACGCCAGCAGCGTCTCTTCACCGACGTCCTTCTCCATGCCGGAAATAGGACCTTCCCGTGTCACCGGGCGGTGCTGGCCGCGTGCAGCCGCTACTTTGAAGCCATGTTCAGCGGCGGCCTGAAGGAGAGCCAGGACAGCGAAGTCAACTTCGACAACTCCATCCACCCGGAAGTCTTGGAGCTGCTCCTCGACTATGCTTACTCCTCCCGGGTCATCATCAATGAAGAAAACGCAGAATCGCTCCTGGAAGCTGGCGACATGCTGGAGTTTCAAGACATCCGGGATGCCTGCGCCGAGTTCCTAGAGAAGAACCTGCACCCCACCAACTGCCTGGGCATGCTGCTGCTGTCCGACGCGCACCAGTGCACCAAGCTGTACGAGCTCTCCTGGAGGATGTGTCTCAGCAATTTCCAGACCATCAGGAAGAACGAAGATTTCCTCCAGCTGCCCCAGGACATGGTAGTGCAGCTCTTGTCCAGTGAAGAACTGGAGACAGAAGACGAAAGACTTGTGTACGAGTCTGCAATTAACTGGATCAGCTACGACCTGAAGAAGCGCTACTGCTATCTCCCGGAGCTGTTGCAGACAGTGAGGCTGGCTCTGCTACCGGCCATCTATCTCATGGAGAATGTGGCCATGGAGGAGCTCATCACCAAGCAGAGGAAGAGCAAGGAGATCGTGGAAGAGGCCATCAGGTGCAAGCTGAAAATCCTGCAGAACGATGGCGTGGTGACCAGCCTCTGTGCCCGGCCCCGGAAAACTGGCCATGCCCTCTTCCTCTTGGGAGGACAGACTTTCATGTGTGACAAGCTGTATCTGGTCGACCAGAAGGCCAAAGAGATCATTCCCAAGGCCGACATCCCCAGCCCAAGAAAAGAGTTCAGTGCCTGTGCAATTGGCTGCAAAGTATACATTACTGGGGGGCGAGGGTCTGAGAATGGAGTCTCAAAAGATGTCTGGGTTTATGATACCCTGCATGAGGAGTGGTCCAAGGCGGCCCCCATGCTGGTGGCCAGGTTTGGCCATGGCTCTGCTGAACTGAAGCACTGCCTGTACGTGGTCGGGGGGCACACTGCTGCCACTGGCTGCCTCCCGGCCTCCCCCTCAGTCTCTCTAAAGCAAGTAGAACATTATGACCCCACAACCAACAAATGGACCATGGTGGCCCCTCTTCGAGAAGGGGTCAGCAATGCCGCCGTGGTGAGTGCCAAGCTCAAGCTGTTTGCTTTCGGAGGTACCAGCGTCAGTCATGACAAGCTCCCCAAGGTTCAGTGTTACGATCAGTGTGAAAACAGGTGGACGGTCCCGGCCACCTGTCCCCAGCCCTGGCGTTACACGGCGGCAGCTGTGCTGGGTAACCAGATTTTTATTATGGGGGGAGATACCGAGTTCTCCGCCTGCTCTGCTTATAAATTCAATAGCGAGACTTATCAGTGGACCAAGGTGGGAGACGTGACAGCAAAGCGCATGAGCTGCCACGCTGTGGCCTCCGGAAACAAACTCTACGTGGTTGGAGGGTACTTTGGCATTCAGCGATGCAAAACTCTGGACTGCTACGATCCAACGTTGGACGCGTGGAACAGCATAACCACGGTCCCGTACTCGCTTATCCCTACTGCGTTTGTCAGTACCTGGAAACATCTGCCCTCTTAA